The genomic window TGCCGTCGGCGGTTCGACCGCAGCACTCGACGGCGCGGAGTCGTTCGACGTCGTCGCGATTGCTGTACCAATGTCTGCAGCTGAAGACGCGATCGCCGGCCAGGCTGGCCGTGCTCGTCACGCCGTCCTCGACGTCACTGGCGAGATGGGAACGGCCCTCGACGCGATGGCTACACAGGCACCGGAACTCGAGCGAGCGAGCCTGCACCCGCTCTTCGCCCCCGAGAACGCGCCCGGGAGCGTCGCGGTCGTCGTCGACGCTGCTGGACCGGAGATCGACGCGGTGCTCGCGGATCTGGAAGCCGCCGGGAACGAACTGTTCGCGACGACGCCCGAGGAACACGACACCGCCATGGAGAGCGTCCAGGCTGCTGCCCACGCGGCGATCGTCGCCTACGGCCTCGCGCGCGAGTCGGTGCCTGACGGGTTCGCGACGCCGGTCTCGGCCGCCCTCGACGACGTGCTCGAACAGGTGACGAAGGGTGATCCAGGGGTGTACGCAGAGATCCAGGATCGCTTCGACGGCGCCGACGCGGTCGCCGAGGCCGCTGCGGCGGTCGCAGACGCCGATCCAGCCGAGCTCCGGGAACTCGTCGTCGAAGCCCGACCCGAACTGGCCGCCGACGGCGATGGGTCCGAAGAGAACGCATCCGCCCGAGCAGACGACCAATCCGCCGCTCCAGAGGACGATGCCTGACCGCGAGGCCATCCGGTCGAACGCGAAGTACCTCCGGAACGTCCGGCCACTCGACCCCGAGGAGATCAGCGAGTACGTCGAGGGCGGCCCCCACCCCGCGGTCGTCCGGCAGGTGCTCCGCGAGGAGTCCTTCGACCTCGGCATCGTCGAGCGCGAGGACGGGACCTTCGTCCCCGTCGAGGAGGGAACGATCGACCCGCCACGGCTGCCCGTCACCGAGTTCCCGGAATCGTACGCCACCCGTCTCGAGGAATTGCTGGTCGACGCGTTCGGCCAGGACTGGCACCTGGGCGAGTCCGGGAACGACCTGCGAGACGCGATCCGCGACCTGAAAGAGGCCTACCACCGCGGCTGGTCGGTCACGTACGACGACGAGACCGCGGCCCTCGCCTACGCCCTCTATCACCTCCCGGATTACTACGCCGCGGTCCAGTATCCCGTCGCCGAACTGGCCGAGATTGGGTTACTCGACCGGCAACTGCGGATTCTCGAGGTCGGCGCGGGCACCGGCGGCCCGGCGCTGGGGATCGCCGACGCCGTGCCCGACGACGCGCTGGTTCGCTACGACGCGATCGAACCGAGCGCCAGCGCCGACGTGTTCGAGGCGATGGTCGAGGACGCAGGCGACCACGTCGACTTCGAAGTTCACCGGACGACCGCAGAGGACTTCGCGTTCGACGCCGCTGGCGAACCGGGCACGCCCGAGTACGACCTCGTGCTGTTCGCAAACGTCCTGAGCGAACTCGACGATCCCGTCGCGACGGCGAAACGGTATACCGACCTCGTGGCGGACGACGGCGCGATGGTGCTGCTCTCGCCGGCCGACAGACGGACGACCGGCGTGCTCCGCGGCGTCGAGCGGGCGCTCGCCGACGGCACGAAACCGCAGGGGATCGGTGACGTGTCGGACCTCCCGTCGGGCGACGAACGGGCGACCGTGTTCTCGCCGACGGTCCGGCTCTGGCCGAACTGGACGCCGGCCGACGAGGGCTGGTCGTTCGCGGTCCGGCCCGATATCGACGTGCCCGCGTTCCAGCGACGGCTGGACGAGCCTGCCGGCGCCGAGGGCGAGTTCGTCAACGTCGACGTGCAGTACGCGTACGCCACGCTACGCTGGGACGGCGAACGCCGCGTGGCGTTCCGACCGGATCGGGGCGACTGGGCGCCGCTGGCAGAGTCCGAGAAACACGTCTCCGACCGCGTCGACTGCGCGGCGATCAAACTCTCTGCGGATCTCTCCGAGGGTGGCCACCCACTCTTCCGGATCGGCGACGGCAGCCAGCAGGTCGACCACTTCGCAGTGCTGACCAAGGAGACGTCGCTCAACCGGTCGCTCGCGACTGCGGGCTACGGCGACCTCCTGACCCTCGAGTCCGTCCTCGTCCTCTGGAACGACGACGAGCAGGCGTACAACTTCGTGGTCGACGACGAGACGATCGTCGAATCCGTGGCGGCACCGGTTCGGTGAGGACCGGCCACGGGGACGAGTAGCTGCTGCCCCCACGCGTCCAGTCACAAGTGCACCGGCCGCTGGCGCTCGAGGACCGCCGAAGTCACTCGAAGTCCGACCGCTCGGTCGTGCGCAGATTTCGCATTTCCGGCACCGACTAACGTTCCACGGACAGCAACGTTACAAAGCAGGATCCCATTACTACGGGTGTTGTGCCCCCTCCGCGTCCGTTCGCGGGAAGCCGGATCGACGACCCCAGCCTACAATGACGGATACGAACACATCACGAGTCGACGACGCTTCACTGGAGGGATCGGTCGAACCCCTTCCGATCGACGCGGCCGGTACCGTAGCCGACGACGTGGTGGCGAACGTCGAGCAGGTCATGGTCGGCCAGCGTGCCACCATCGAGCACGTCTTTGGCGCGATGCTCGCCGGCGGACACGTCCTGATCGAGGACGTTCCGGGCGTCGGAAAGACGATGCTCGTCCGCGCCCTCGCCCGCTCGGTCGACAGCACGTTCGGGCGGATCCAGTTCACGCCGGACCTCTTGCCCTCGGACGTTACCGGCGTCAGCGTTTACAATCAGAAGACCCGGGAGTTCGAGTTCCAGCCCGGCCCCGTCTTCGCGAACCTCGTCCTCGGTGACGAGATCAATCGTGCGCCACCGAAGACGCAGTCCGCGCTGCTCGAAGCGATGGAGGAAGAGCAGGTCACCGTCGACGGCGAGACGCGGTCGCTGCCGTCGCCGTTTACCGTCATCGCGACCCAGAACGCGGTCGAACCCAATCGTACGTACGAACTACCGATGGCGGAACTCGATCGCTTCATGAAGAAGCTCTCCGTCGGCTACCCCGACGCCGACCAGGAGAACGAGATGGTGGATCGCGTGCTCGGGACGCACCCGATCGACTCCCTGAGTCCCGTGACGGACGTCGAGACGCTCCAGCGACTCGGCCGGACCGTCGCGGAGGTCACCGTCCGCGAGCCAGTCCGAACGTACGCGACCGAACTCGCCCGATTCACGCGCGAGAACGCAGCGCTGGGCGTCAGCCCGCGAGGAACGATCACGCTCCTCCAGGCCGCCCAGGCCCGCGCGGTACTCGACGGCCGCGAGTTCGTCGTCCCCGACGACGTGAAGGCCGAGGCTCGCCCGGTGCTCACCCATCGCATTCGCACGGGCGTCGACGCCGAGTCCTCCGACGACCTCCTCGATCGCGCGCTCGAGACGATCACGCCAGACTGACGCAGATGGACGCATATCTCACGCGCCGCGGGAAGTTCGTCGTTCTGGTCACAGTCGGCTGTATCCTTCTCGGGTCAGTCTTCGGCGCCCGCTCGCTCAACGCGATCGTCGCACCCGCGGTCGTGGCGCTCGTCGCGTCGTTCGTGAGCGTCCGCCGAGCCCCAGCACCGACGATTCATCGAACGGCTCCTCCCGACGGCCACCCGGACGAGACCCACGCAGTCTCACTGCAGATCGGGGGCTGTGGCAGTGGGATCTACGAGCTCCGCGACCGCGTCGGTGCGGGTCTCTCTGCCCCCGATGCCGCCTACGACGTCACCGAGACGAGTACGACCGTCTCCTACGACGTCCGCTACACGCGCCGGGGCGTTCACCGGCTTGGACCACTCTCGATCACTGTCACTGACGTCCTCGGATTGGCCGAACGTGAACTCCAGCCCGTCGACGCACGGGAGCAGATCCTCGTCTACCCCGAACTGGTCGACCCGCCGCGGGGAGTCCGCTCCGCGCTCGAGACAGTAGTCGACCTCGAGCAACGTCCCGGGCGCGACGAGTTCGACTCCCTCCGGGAGTACGTCCGGGGCGATTCCCTCCGTGACGTCCACTGGAAGTCGAGCGCGAAACAGCCCGACGAAGCCCTGGTGGTCAAGGAGTTCGTCGGTCGGACCCCGACGGACGCCGTCCGGCTCGCCGTCGCTCCGAGCGGGGATCGAGCGACCGTCGACGCCGCCGCGCGGGCCGCCGCGAGCGTCGCCGTCACCCTCCTCGACGAGGGCGTCGAGGTCGGGATCGAGACGCCTCGCGATTCGATCGATGCGGGCGTCGGTTCGGCCCAGCGCGAGTCCATCCTGGCGGCGCTGGCTCGGCTCCAGGCCGGGGAGCCCACCGCCGCCGACTCGACGATCCGGATTTCGGCCGCCGACGGCGAGGCAGTCGTTCACGCCGGCAGCCACGCCGTCCCCTTCACGCACGGCCGTCCCCAGACGAGCAACGACGTGGAGGCCGCGGACGGAGTCGACGACGGCGCCGAGCCGTCGCGCGAGGTGGTCTCGTGAGCACCCGCTCCGACGGTGCGCGGCGCACCGCGGTCGGCATCGACGCCGCCAGGCTGTTTCCTTCACCCCGGACGCTGTCACTCCTGGGCCTCGTTGCGCTCACCGTCGGGTACTGCTCGACGCTCTACTGGGTGACGACGGTCGCAGGCGGAACGGCCTGGCTCGCGGGTGGGATCGCGGTCGGCCTCGGCCTCGGCGTGTTGTTCCGGGGCGTCCAGGAACGCCGGGTGCTACAGATCGCTGGCATCGGTGCTGTGCTCGGCGGCGTCTGGTACTACACGTCCGCCGTTCCGACGATCGATCCGCAGATGATCACCAGGGTGACCACGGACAGTGTTTCGATGCTCAGCGGCATCTCGGTGCTCGAACTCGCAGCGGTCGACGTCTGGATCGCTGCGCTGATCCCGATTCCCGTCTTCCTCACCACCTACTTCGCACTGCGCGGGCGGTACGAGTACGCAGTCGCCGCCGGTGGCTGGTTACTCGTCTTCCTCGCGCTCACCGGCGACGCGACCCTGCTGGAGACGCTCCTCGGAACCGTCGGTGCCGTTCTCGCGCTCGGCTTTGGGGAACTCGACCGCCGGGACGGCGCCGTCACTGCTGCGGATCTGCTCGTCGCACTCGTCGCGGTGATGGCCGTCTTCGCGGTGGTCGTCCCGATGGTTCCCTCCGGCTCCGCGAGCGCGCTGGAACCGCAGGGCGTCGGTGGCGATAGCGGTGGCGCCTCGGCCCAGCAGGCGACGCCGCTCGACGAGCAGCTCCTCGACGGCGACGACGTGACGGCCGGCGGCCCGATCAACCTCTCACCGGACGTCCGCTTCGTCGTCGAATCACCGTCACAACAGCGGTGGCGCGTCGGTGTCCTCGACACCTACACCGGCGATAGCTGGACGCAATCCGGGCTCTCGAGCCCGTACCTCGGCACACTCGACGGGCCGCCAGGGAGTGCTCGAACGGTCCTCCAGCAGTATCAGCTCCGGACCGAGGCGACGGATCTGCCAGCGGCGGCCTACCCCATCGGCGTTCGGAACCTCGATAGGAACAATGTCGACGTCACGAGTACGGGCGCGCTCACCGTCGACGGCCGCCTTCCGAACGGGACGAACTACACCATCGAGAGCAGCGTTCCCACGCCAACCGTGAACCAGCTTCGAACGGCCGGCACGGACTATCCGCTGTCGATCGAGGAACGTTACACCGGGCTTCCACAGTACACCGTTCCCGAGCGTGTCTCTAACCTGACCGACCAGGTGACGTCCCAGTCCTCGAACTCCTTCGAGTCCGCTCGCGCCATCGAGTCGTACCTGGAAGACAACAAGGAGTACTCTCAGAACGTCTCTGCCCCGTCGGGCACGCTGGCTGACAGCTTCCTCTTCGAGATGGACGCCGGCTACTGCGTCTACTACGCTGGGACGATGGCGACCATGCTCCGGACCCAGGGCATCCCGGCGCGGGTCGCGGTCGGATACACGAGCGGTCAGTACGTCGGGAACGACACGTGGGTCGTCCGCGGCACCGACGCCCACGCCTGGGTCGAGGTGTACTTCCCGGACGTCGGCTGGGTGGAGTTCGATCCGACGCCGACCGGCGACGTTCGGGACGCGCGACGGAATGCGGTCGAAACGGCTCGGACCAACGAGTCTGCCAGCGTCGACGTCCCCGAGAGCTCGGGCGAGGAACTTCGCTTCGACCAGCCCGAGAACACGACGACCACGCCGACGCCGAACGGGACCGACGGCGCTCCGAACGGCTCGACGACCAACGGGACGAACACCTCCGACTCGGACTCCGGTCTCGACCGGGGCGGACTGTACTCAGGCGTCGGGTACTCGATCGAAGGTAACGGGTCCAGCGTCGACTACGTCCAGCCGAACGTGACGACGCTCGGCGGCACCGCAGCCGATGGCGAGAACGGCTCGCTCCCCAACGCTACCACCGAACGTTCGGGAGATCGGCTCCTCGGCGGGTTCGATACCCTGGTGATCGCACTCCTGCTCGTGGCCGGGGCCGTCGCCGGTGGCAGACAGGCCGGCCTCCAGCACCGGATTCGCGACAGGGGTGCCGTGCTCTGGCAGCGCCGCCGCGACCCCGAAACCGACGTCGAGCGTGCGATGGAGCGCCTCGACGCACTGCTCGCCCGCCGGTACGGAGCACGTGAATCCGGACAGACGCGCCGCGAGTACCGGAGGCGGCTCCCCCGTAGCGTGGATTCCCGGGTGCACCGTGCCTTCGAACTCCACGAGCGGGCTCGCTACGCCGGTGATATCGATCGGGCGACCGCCGACGAACTCGTCGAACTCGTCGACGACCTCGCACGTCGGGACCTGCCGGTGCTGGGCGATCGCGAGTGATCTCCTCTCCCCGGTCTGAAAGGGGTACGCGCCCGCGGATCGTTTCGCACTGCCGTGGGCTCGTAACCGGACGACGAGAGTGCCTCGGCGACAGGGTTTAATACCACGCTTCCCAAGTTGGAACTCGTAATGTCGGAAGTCTGCTCGACGTGCGGGTTGCCTGAGGAGCTCTGCGTCTGCGAAGACGTGGCGAAGGACTCCCAGGAGATCCAGATCCGCATCGACGAGCGCCGATACGGAAAAGAGGTAACGATCGTCGACGGGTTCGATCCCAGCGACGTGGATCTCGACAGTCTCTCCTCGGACCTCAAGAGCAAGTTCGCCTGCGGTGGCACGGTCGAGGACGGCCACATCGAGCTCCAGGGCAATCACACCGGTCGCATCGAGGACTTCCTCCGGGACAAGGGTTTCAACGTCGCCTGATTTTCGCCGACCACGTCGTAGCTGTCCCGCCTCGCCGAGTCGCGTCGCCGTCGAGTCCGGCGGAATGGGCAGCCGGCGACTGCGTCTCAGTCCACCAGATAGCCGTCGGCGTCGGCCAGCAGTAGCCCCTCGAGGGTCGCGTCGTTCGTCGGCGGTTCCCTGGCGACGGTGAGTGCGTCGCTGACCGGGACGGGTTCGACGGAGAGGAACTCGTTGTCGTCGCGATCGGGTTCGCCCGGCGTGAGGCCCGTCGCGACCACGATTCCGCGGCGATGTCGGAGGACGCCGGTCGCGACCGCGTAGGACTCGAGTACTGCGACGTCTTCGGCCACGTAGCCTGTCTCTTCGCGGAGCTCTCGCTTCGCGGCCGCCTCGTAGGCCGCTGCTTCGACCGTCTCGGCGGGCCCACCGTCGTGCTCGTCGACGATTCCGGCCACGAGTTCGAACTGGGTCTCCCGGATCGTCGGCCGGTACTGCTCGACGAACACGACGTGCGGTTCGTTTCTCTCCTCTTCATCCGCTCCGGCGTCGTCCGTCGGGTCGCGTTCGACGTGATCGCCGTCGACGATTCCCACGACGACCACCGCTGGCGCGAGTTCGGCCCAGTAGTAGCGCTTCGTCGACCCGTCGGGCTGTTCGACGAGGTCGTAGCCGCCGTCGAACCAGCCGGTTTCGTACTCCCTCGCGGACTCGACCACAGGCCACTCGGCGCTCATGGGCGAGGCACTCGCGTGCTTGACCCTGGGTCTTTCGGGACACCTCGTGGCTTGCGACGGGGAGCGGTCGCGGCTGGCGACTCGCCGATCCCTGTCCACGCAGGCGAAATCGCCAAGGCGACGGGGCTCACAGGAGGTCGTAGTGACCCGCGTCTGTCTCCTGGGAGACGAGGAACACGACCTCCGCTTCGAGTTGCTCTCCCGGGACACCTCCAGGGAAGCCCTCTCGACCTATGACCTCGACCAGCCGTTCGCGAACGCGGTCGGGTTGGAGACGGTGAGTCTCGGCGCCGCGGTCTCCCTGCTCAACGACCTCAACTGGTACGTGGTCCGCTTCGCCGAGGACGCGTTCGTCCTGGATTCGTCCGTCAGCGAGACGGAGTGGCTCTCCCGGTCGCTCGCGGAGGCCGTCCGGTCCGACCGGGTTCGACCCGAGGAGACCGCCGAGTACTGTACGATCTACGGGATCGAGCGCGACGCACCCTCGGCGCCCGGCGAACTCGTCGAACCCCTCTACGCCCGCCGAACCGACGACGGACTGCCCGAGTACGACCTCCGCGACGTCGAGGAGACGGTCGTCGTCCGTGTCACCGAGTCGGAGTTCGACCAATGACTGCTCTCACGCCCCTCCCCCGATGATCGGCCACCCCACCGTTCCCGACGCGGATTCGCTCTACGTCGACGCCGGGGGTCGTCGCCTCCACTATCTGCGGGCCGGGGATCCGGACGATCCAGCGGTGGTGTTGCTCCACGGCAGCGGCATCGACGACGCCGCGCTCTCCTGGCACCACGCGATCCCCGCGCTCGCGGACGACTTCCGGGTCTACGCCCCCGACTGGCCGGGCTACGGCGAGAGCCCGGATCCTGATGCCGAACCGAACGGTGCGTACTACCGGGCGGTGCTGCAGGACTTCCTCGCCGCGATTCCGGTCGAGCGACCGTCGCTCGTGGGGCTCTCGATGGGCGGCGGTGCGGCGCTCGGCGTCGCGATCGAGTCGCCCCAGGCCGTGCGATCGCTCGTCCTCGTCGACAGCTACGGGCTCCGCGACGCCGTTCCCGGCGGGAGCGCGGCCTACGTCCTCGCGAACGCGCCGTTCGCACGCACGATCGGCCAGCAGATCGCGGGCGTACTGCCCGGCGCCGCCCGGTCGACGATCGCGCCGTTCGTCGCCGACGCCGACGACCTCGATCCCGCCTTCCTCTCGGCGGTGTCCGAACGGCTCGACGACCCTGGTGCGGGCCGGGCCTTCGTGGACTTCCAGCGCGCGGAGTTCTCGCCCGACGGCGTCCGGACCCACTACGAGGACCGCCTCGAAGACCTCGCCGTGGAGACGCTGGTCGTCAACGGCGCGAGCGATCCGCTGATTCCGCTGGCGTGGGCCGAGGACGCTGCGGCCCGGATACCGGCGGGATCGCTCTCGGTGATCGAGGACTGTGGCCACTGGCCGCCTCGTGAACGTCCCGACGCGTTCCTCGACGAAGTGGCACCGTTCCTCGCCTCGTCGGGGTAATCCGGCACTCGAGGGGCCCGCGGACCCCGAATCCCGCAAGGCCTTTGCCGGATTGCCGCGCAGTTGCATCCATGATCGACGAGACGGCCGCCGAGATCGAGGCGATGCGGACCCACAGCTCCTCGGAGGTCGCCATCAAGGCAGCGCGAGCGCTCACCGAACTCGCAGACCGCGAGTACGCAACCGTCGAGGAGTTCGAGCGCGACCTCGAGCGCAACGCCGGCGCCCTCCGGCGGGCGAACCCCTCCCACGCCTCGCTCGCGACCGTGCTCGACGAGATCGAGTCGGCGGTGGACGACGGGGCGTTCGAGACCGTCGACGCCGCCCAGGACGGCCTCGAGGCTGCCGTCGACGCGACGATCGGCGTCGTCGAGGTCGCGAAGGACGAGGCCTCGGCGACGGCCGCCCAGTTGCTCTCCGACGGAGACGTCGTGCTCACCCACGACTACTCCTCGACCGTCATCGGCGCGATCGAACGAGCGACGTCGGCGGGTGCAGAACTCGACGTGTACGTCACGGAGGCCCGCCCGCGCTTCCTCGGCCGCCGTACCGCCCGTCGGCTCGCGGAGATCGACGGCGTCGACCCGACGCTCGTCGTCGACTCGGCCGCCGGGCACGTCCTCCAGTCCGTGGATCGCGTGCTCACCGGGATGACCTGCGTCGTCGGCGATACGCTCTACAACCGCGTCGGCACCTACCCGCTCGCGGCGACGGCACAGGACGTCGGCGTCCCCGTGACCGTGACTGGATCGAGTGCCAAGATCGTCGACTCGGGCTTCGTCTTCGAGAACGACTTCCGGGACCCCGTCGAGGTGCTCAGAGAGCCCGCCGAGGGGTTCGACATCGAGAACCCTGCCTACGACGCGACGCCCCTGGAGCTGATCGATCAGCTCGCGACGGATCGGGGCGTCAGCGAGCCCTGAGGCTACCGGAATCGATCCGACCACCCGGAAATCGAGATACGAATTCGCTTGGAATGTCGGGGACTCCGGCGCCGAAACGGTCGGTACGTTGAAGACCGTGCCTGTCAAATCCCCACAGGTGAGCACGATGGACGTTTCTACTATCGCGACCGAGGAGTACGTCGCAATCGACGTCAACACTCGTCTCGGGAAGGCGCGAGCGAGATTCCAGGAGGAGAACTCCAAGGGGATCATCGTGACGCGCGACGGCGAGTACGCTGGCGTCCTTGGCGAGCGAGAACTCCTGCAGTCTCACGTCGAGGACGACGCAAAGGTGGGGGCGCTGATCAAACCGAGCCGAAACGATCCGGCGCCGAAGATCGATCGCTACGAGGACCTCCGTGACACCGCCCGCCAGCTCGTCGAGGGCGGCACCAAGGTCGCACCAGTCTTCGAGAACGGCGGATTCTGGGGAATCGTCACTGCCGACGCCATTCTCGAGGCGGTGCTCGAACACCTCGACGCCCTCACCGTCGGCGACATCTACACCGACGAGGTCGTCTCGATCGCCGAGGACGACGGCATCGGCACTGCGATCAATCGCCTCCGGGAGAACACGATCTCCCGGCTTCCGGTCGTCAACGAGAACGGCTATCTCTCCGGCATCGTGACGACCCACGACATCAGCGAGGTCGCCGTCAGGAACATGGACGTGATGGGTGAAGGCGATCGGGCCGGCGACATCGATCGGATCCTCGACCTCCCGGTCTACGACGTCATGGCGAACCCCGTGGTGACGACGACCACCGACACCGACGCCAGGGTCGCCGTCGAGCAGATGCTCGACCACGACATCGGCGGGCTCGTCGTCACGCCCGCGGACGACGACCGTCTGGTCCAGGGAATCCTCACTAAGACCGACGTCCTGCGTGCGCTCTCCTACACCGAAGAGCAGCACATGGACGTCCAGATCACCAACATCCAGCTACTGGACACCATCTCCCGCCAGGACGTCCGCGAGGCCATCGAGGAGGTCGCGGACAAGTACCAGAAGATGCAGGTCCAGCACGCACACGTGCGGTTCCACAAGCACAAGGAGAAGCTGCGTGGCACCCCGCTGATCCAGTGCCAGATCCGCCTCCGGACCAACAAGGGGCAGATCGCTGGCAGCGGCGAGGGCTACGGTGCGCGAAACGCCTTCCACGTCGCGCTGGACAAACTCGAGCGGAACGTCCTCGAGCGCAAGGGGATCCAGAGCGACGAGGAGTACCGCGGGCAGCTCCTCCAGAAGCTCGGCGAACTCTGAGGGCGGTACCTCGTTTCTCGCGTCCACTCGTCTCGGAGCAGCCATCGAGCGACTGCACTCGTCGCAAGCGGCGTCGAGTGACTCTACGCGTCGGAAGCGTCACCGAGCAGCCGCTCGCTCCGAACCGACACACACAGTACCCGCCCCAGACCTAGCTGCACCCGATGACCCTCTCGGAGGAGGCCCACAGTCGGCTCGCGGACGTGGTGGAGCTCCAGCCCACGAAGAACAGCGAGCTACAGGATCGCTGGGGGATGGACAGCGGGAGCGACGTCCACAGCTACCTCACGGGCCAGCTCGCCGACTACACCTTCCGGGACGACAACAGCCTCATCCGCGCGACGAGCGAGGCCGCCGACCTCGTCGACGTGGAGCCGGGGGTCGAGCCCGGTGAAGACGGCGACGGCGTCGGCACGGTTCGCGTCACCGCACTCCAGGCCGACGTGATCGAGGTCCTGCCGGGCCCCGACGAGCGATCGAAGAGCGTCGTCGCCGTGCTCCAGGCCCTCCGGGAGCACACGGATCGCGACCCCGAGGTCGACGAGGTGCGGTCGGCGCTCCAGCGGCTCCGCCGGCAGGAGGCGGTCGAAGTGGAGTACCGCTCGGTGCCCACCTTCCGGCTCGCCGTGCCGCGCGAGGACCTGACGGTCGAGATCAAGGACTGAGTTCCCGGCAATCGATCCCGCTCTCTCTCTCTCTCGCGCGCGCTCTCGAACCGCAGCTTCGTCACTTCGGTCGCTTTCTCGCCCGCCGTGCCTCCAGCACCGAGCGGAGCCCCTTCCCCGGTCCGCCCTCGATCGGCCAGCCCTTCGACCGCCACGCCGGCGGCTCGGGTTCGTACTCGCTGCAACGCCCCGAGCACTCCCATGACGTCGGGCACGTCTGTTTGGCCGCGCAGTGGGGCTGGAGGGCAGCGGTCCCGTCCTCGCCGACGGTCTCCAGTTCGAAGTGCCGGCAGTCCGGCTGCATCGAGTCGACGTAGGAGCGCCACCCGCGCTCGTAGAGCCGTTCGGCGATCGCGAGTCTCGCGAGAGCCTTCCACTCGGCGTCGACGTACTCGAACTCGGCCGCGGACTGGTCGTACTCGCTCCCGGTGGGGCGATCGACGATTCGAGTCCCGGGGGCCTCGACGGCGAGCGAGCGGGGATGCCAGAGCACGTCGGCGTCGCCCGCCTCGGGGTCGACCGCGAGCACGCCGGCCTCGACGGGCATGTCGGCGAGGAGGCCTGGCTCTGCCGACTCGCCCGTCTTCAGCGTCGCGACCCAGGCCTCGTCGGCCAGGCCAAAGGCTACGTCGCGTTGCATCTGATCGGCGAGCGCGTCGGCGGCGCTTCGATCCAGATCCGGCTTGTTCTCGATGGCGATCAACGCCTCGAGCCAGTCGGGGTACTCCCAGCGCCGGCGGAGTTCGATCCGGTTGTTCCGGCGGCGCGTCTCGATCAGGTCCCGGTCGGCGGCGTCCTTGACCGCCTCGCGGACGTAGCGCCAGTCGGTGGTCCACAGCTCCAGGGCGTCGCGATACCACTCGAAGTCGAACGGCGCGTTCCGCACGACGCGCAGGAGGTTTCGATCGAGCGCTCGCTCGCCAAAGACGGCTCGCGTCCGGAGGGCCTCGGCGTCGCAGATGGCGACGACGGTGTCCCAGCGGCGCTCGCGGGTGCCGAGCTGTCGGCCGACGATGACGCACTGGTCTGGCTGCAGCGACGCCTCCCCCGGTGGCCACTCGTGCTCGGCCCAGCGGCAGACGCGAAGTTCGAACGGAAACTCCCGCGTCCAGTCGGTCACGAGCGGGTGAAGATCGCCAGCCGACGTAAGCGTTCGGCTCGATCGGTGGATCCGCCGTAACTCGACCAAATTCCGGTAAATCGCCACCAATCCGACGGTGACCGTCGCCCCGTTCAAAGTGCCCCGGGGGCCTCGCATCGGATGCACGCATGAACTTCGACAGCATCGAGGTCTCGAATCGCGTCGACGAAGGTTCGGCCAGACTCGTCGCCAAACTATTGCTCGCCGCTGGAGCGGGGGCGTTCCTCGGCTACCTCCTCACGTTGCTCCCCGGGCTCGACCGCATCGTGCCGCAAACGGCCGTGAGGTTCGCCGCTGTCCTCGGCGCGATTGCCACCGCCGTCGTCGTCGTGCTATTGTTCTACGCGGCGCCGCGGATCGCGCTCCTCG from Salinarchaeum sp. Harcht-Bsk1 includes these protein-coding regions:
- a CDS encoding DUF58 domain-containing protein is translated as MDAYLTRRGKFVVLVTVGCILLGSVFGARSLNAIVAPAVVALVASFVSVRRAPAPTIHRTAPPDGHPDETHAVSLQIGGCGSGIYELRDRVGAGLSAPDAAYDVTETSTTVSYDVRYTRRGVHRLGPLSITVTDVLGLAERELQPVDAREQILVYPELVDPPRGVRSALETVVDLEQRPGRDEFDSLREYVRGDSLRDVHWKSSAKQPDEALVVKEFVGRTPTDAVRLAVAPSGDRATVDAAARAAASVAVTLLDEGVEVGIETPRDSIDAGVGSAQRESILAALARLQAGEPTAADSTIRISAADGEAVVHAGSHAVPFTHGRPQTSNDVEAADGVDDGAEPSREVVS
- a CDS encoding NAD(P)-binding domain-containing protein, coding for MELLVVGAGTMGRWFARTVDAEVAFADRDPEAAAEAAAAVGGSTAALDGAESFDVVAIAVPMSAAEDAIAGQAGRARHAVLDVTGEMGTALDAMATQAPELERASLHPLFAPENAPGSVAVVVDAAGPEIDAVLADLEAAGNELFATTPEEHDTAMESVQAAAHAAIVAYGLARESVPDGFATPVSAALDDVLEQVTKGDPGVYAEIQDRFDGADAVAEAAAAVADADPAELRELVVEARPELAADGDGSEENASARADDQSAAPEDDA
- a CDS encoding MoxR family ATPase, with the protein product MTDTNTSRVDDASLEGSVEPLPIDAAGTVADDVVANVEQVMVGQRATIEHVFGAMLAGGHVLIEDVPGVGKTMLVRALARSVDSTFGRIQFTPDLLPSDVTGVSVYNQKTREFEFQPGPVFANLVLGDEINRAPPKTQSALLEAMEEEQVTVDGETRSLPSPFTVIATQNAVEPNRTYELPMAELDRFMKKLSVGYPDADQENEMVDRVLGTHPIDSLSPVTDVETLQRLGRTVAEVTVREPVRTYATELARFTRENAALGVSPRGTITLLQAAQARAVLDGREFVVPDDVKAEARPVLTHRIRTGVDAESSDDLLDRALETITPD
- a CDS encoding small ribosomal subunit Rsm22 family protein; translation: MPDREAIRSNAKYLRNVRPLDPEEISEYVEGGPHPAVVRQVLREESFDLGIVEREDGTFVPVEEGTIDPPRLPVTEFPESYATRLEELLVDAFGQDWHLGESGNDLRDAIRDLKEAYHRGWSVTYDDETAALAYALYHLPDYYAAVQYPVAELAEIGLLDRQLRILEVGAGTGGPALGIADAVPDDALVRYDAIEPSASADVFEAMVEDAGDHVDFEVHRTTAEDFAFDAAGEPGTPEYDLVLFANVLSELDDPVATAKRYTDLVADDGAMVLLSPADRRTTGVLRGVERALADGTKPQGIGDVSDLPSGDERATVFSPTVRLWPNWTPADEGWSFAVRPDIDVPAFQRRLDEPAGAEGEFVNVDVQYAYATLRWDGERRVAFRPDRGDWAPLAESEKHVSDRVDCAAIKLSADLSEGGHPLFRIGDGSQQVDHFAVLTKETSLNRSLATAGYGDLLTLESVLVLWNDDEQAYNFVVDDETIVESVAAPVR